In Chitinophagales bacterium, a single genomic region encodes these proteins:
- a CDS encoding gamma carbonic anhydrase family protein yields MPIIKTLNNITPQFGEDCWLAETATVIGDVRMGHQCTIWYNAVLRGDVNSITLGNKVNVQDNAMIHCTYQKAATAIGNNVSIGHNAIVHGCKIADNVLIGMGAIVMDDAQVNEGVIVAAGAVVKENEVLPPYTLWAGIPAKKVKDLDRNETFDKLERLANNYVKYASWYKKEEK; encoded by the coding sequence ATGCCCATAATTAAAACATTAAATAATATAACTCCACAATTTGGAGAGGACTGCTGGCTTGCTGAAACAGCTACCGTTATTGGAGATGTAAGAATGGGGCACCAGTGTACTATATGGTATAATGCAGTATTGCGAGGAGATGTAAATAGTATAACTTTAGGAAACAAAGTAAATGTGCAAGACAATGCCATGATACATTGCACTTATCAAAAAGCAGCAACTGCAATTGGGAATAACGTGAGCATAGGGCATAATGCCATTGTTCATGGTTGTAAAATAGCAGATAATGTATTGATAGGCATGGGAGCTATAGTAATGGATGATGCACAAGTAAATGAAGGCGTAATAGTGGCTGCCGGAGCTGTGGTTAAAGAAAATGAAGTGTTGCCACCCTATACTTTATGGGCGGGAATACCTGCCAAAAAGGTAAAAGACTTAGATAGAAATGAAACTTTTGACAAATTAGAGCGTTTAGCAAATAACTATGTTAAATATGCTTCGTGGTATAAAAAAGAAGAAAAATGA
- a CDS encoding 6-carboxytetrahydropterin synthase, whose amino-acid sequence MTKVAVYRKAHFNAAHRLYNKNWSNEKNNEVFGLCNNPNWHGHNYDLEVCVIGEIDKDTGYVIDLGVLRDIIKTEIEERFDHKNLNEECPEFENLIPTVENIAVVIYNILKNKLDKKYEIKVRLYETKRNFVEYPA is encoded by the coding sequence ATGACAAAAGTAGCCGTTTATAGAAAAGCACATTTTAATGCAGCACATCGTTTGTACAATAAAAACTGGAGTAATGAAAAAAATAATGAAGTTTTTGGTTTGTGCAATAACCCAAACTGGCACGGACACAACTACGATTTAGAAGTATGTGTAATAGGTGAAATAGATAAAGACACGGGATATGTAATAGATTTAGGTGTGTTAAGAGATATTATTAAAACAGAAATAGAAGAACGCTTTGACCACAAAAACCTAAATGAAGAGTGTCCTGAATTTGAAAACTTAATTCCTACAGTAGAAAATATAGCTGTGGTTATTTACAATATTCTAAAAAATAAATTAGATAAAAAATACGAAATAAAAGTTCGTTTGTACGAAACCAAAAGAAATTTTGTAGAATATCCTGCCTAA
- a CDS encoding sterol desaturase family protein: MKLTPDNIILAYSIPIFMVLIAIEALIAYKQHKDLYVGKDFLASISMGIGSAFIGAGMKTLAFIVYSFLYQFRLFDLGTEWWVWVLLFFADDFTFYWHHRLSHEVRVLWAAHINHHSSVKMNLGTALRQSWAELLYKYVWWMWLPLVGFAPIMIFIMQTISLVYQFFQHTELVRKLPKPIEFIFNTPSHHRVHHGSNIKYLDQNHAGVLIIWDRMFNTFQKEEEKVVYGITTNIHTYNPFKIATHEFVALFHDVKNAPGLANKLKYIFYAPGWSHNGEDLRAKTLRKKIKNEE; this comes from the coding sequence ATGAAACTAACGCCCGATAATATAATTTTGGCATACAGCATTCCCATTTTTATGGTTTTAATAGCCATAGAAGCTTTGATAGCTTATAAGCAACACAAAGATTTATATGTAGGCAAAGATTTTTTGGCAAGTATTAGCATGGGCATAGGTTCTGCATTTATAGGAGCAGGCATGAAAACTTTGGCTTTTATAGTTTATTCCTTTTTGTATCAGTTTAGACTTTTTGATTTGGGAACAGAATGGTGGGTGTGGGTTCTTCTATTTTTTGCAGATGATTTTACTTTTTACTGGCATCACCGCTTAAGCCACGAAGTGAGGGTGCTGTGGGCGGCACATATAAACCATCATTCTTCTGTTAAAATGAATTTGGGTACGGCACTACGGCAATCGTGGGCAGAGTTATTATATAAATATGTATGGTGGATGTGGTTGCCATTGGTGGGTTTTGCTCCCATTATGATATTTATAATGCAAACCATAAGTTTAGTGTATCAATTTTTTCAACATACCGAATTGGTAAGAAAATTACCTAAGCCAATTGAATTTATTTTCAATACGCCTTCACACCACAGGGTACACCATGGAAGTAATATTAAGTATTTAGATCAAAATCATGCAGGTGTTTTAATAATTTGGGACAGAATGTTTAACACTTTTCAAAAAGAAGAAGAAAAAGTAGTGTATGGAATTACCACTAATATACATACTTACAATCCATTTAAAATAGCCACTCATGAGTTTGTGGCATTGTTTCATGATGTTAAAAATGCTCCGGGATTAGCTAATAAGCTAAAATATATTTTTTACGCCCCCGGGTGGAGCCACAATGGAGAAGATTTAAGAGCCAAAACATTAAGAAAAAAAATAAAAAATGAAGAATAG
- a CDS encoding UMP kinase gives MSKKRVLLKLSGESLMGNKQFGINPAVVEQYSKDIKDALTENVEIAIVIGGGNIFRGLQAQDSGIDRVSGDYMGMLATVINGVALQNGLENQGIFTRLVSAIEMKEIAEPYIRRRATRHLEKGRVVIFVAGTGSPYFTTDSAAALRASEIDADVVLKGTRVDGIYTADPEKDKNAVKYDELTFDEVLQQKLNIMDTTAFTLCQENNIPIHVFNMDIKGNLKKLLKGEKIGTIVTN, from the coding sequence ATGAGTAAAAAAAGAGTCCTTTTAAAACTAAGTGGAGAAAGCCTAATGGGAAACAAACAATTTGGCATAAATCCGGCAGTGGTAGAACAATACAGCAAAGACATAAAAGATGCCTTAACTGAAAATGTAGAAATAGCCATTGTAATAGGAGGAGGAAATATATTTAGAGGACTACAAGCTCAGGATAGCGGAATAGACCGTGTTTCGGGAGATTATATGGGAATGTTAGCCACCGTTATTAACGGTGTAGCACTTCAAAATGGATTAGAAAATCAAGGGATTTTTACCCGATTGGTTTCAGCCATAGAAATGAAAGAAATAGCAGAACCTTATATTAGAAGAAGAGCCACCCGACACCTTGAAAAAGGTAGAGTAGTTATTTTTGTGGCAGGAACGGGAAGCCCTTATTTTACTACCGATTCTGCTGCTGCACTTCGTGCCTCAGAAATAGATGCCGATGTGGTGCTGAAAGGCACAAGAGTAGATGGTATATATACTGCCGACCCGGAAAAAGACAAAAATGCAGTTAAATACGATGAGTTAACCTTTGATGAAGTGTTGCAACAAAAGTTAAATATAATGGATACTACGGCATTTACACTTTGTCAGGAAAACAACATTCCTATTCATGTTTTTAATATGGATATAAAAGGAAATTTAAAGAAATTGCTTAAAGGAGAAAAAATTGGCACAATAGTTACTAATTAA
- a CDS encoding gliding motility lipoprotein GldH: protein MTNRIWFIFAVVIFLFSCNEGSLYEKNMDIEKGLWQITDTLKFEPKIQDNLPKNLYVNIRHTSAFNWRNLWLNLQIVFPNDSVVNEKINIQLSQPNGQWYGKCSGDVCLIQIPVENYEQYSFTDTGVYTFALSHEMRENPLENILSMGIKIEDIKEE from the coding sequence ATGACAAATAGAATCTGGTTTATTTTTGCTGTAGTCATCTTTCTTTTTTCATGCAATGAAGGTTCTTTGTATGAAAAAAACATGGATATAGAAAAAGGTTTGTGGCAAATAACTGATACACTAAAATTTGAGCCTAAAATACAAGATAATTTACCTAAAAACTTATACGTAAACATACGCCACACTTCGGCTTTTAACTGGAGAAATTTATGGTTAAACCTACAGATAGTTTTTCCTAATGATAGTGTGGTTAATGAAAAAATAAATATACAGTTATCGCAACCTAACGGGCAGTGGTATGGCAAATGCTCCGGAGATGTTTGTTTAATTCAAATACCCGTTGAAAATTATGAGCAGTATAGCTTTACAGATACAGGAGTATATACGTTTGCTTTATCGCACGAAATGAGAGAAAATCCTTTAGAAAATATTTTGAGCATGGGTATAAAAATAGAAGATATAAAAGAAGAATGA
- a CDS encoding ABC-F family ATP-binding cassette domain-containing protein: MQYLNVKNVAKRYGEKLLFEDVSFIINEGEKVALVAANGTGKSSLIRAMANIEPADAGEIAFAKNINVAFLMQEPDIDTTISILENVLYAQNDTTKAILAYEKALQQPNDTIKLNQAIAKMDASQAWDYETRVKQILFKLNIPDIHASAKNLSGGEKKRVALAKLLVNNPDFLILDEPTNHLDLEMIEWLEEWLIQSKITLLLITHDRYFLENICDRIIELENGLIYSYSGNYSEYLEKKEARVANEQANISKAKNLMRTEIEWMRRMPKARGTKSKARIESFYELKNQANKKIENKEVELEINPERLGSKILELHNISKNYGDKILFKNLNYKFKRFDKLGIIGKNGSGKSTLIKTILGQTQPDTGKVVIGETVKFGVYSQEGMVLKEGMRVIEVVREFGEYIPLKGGGKITAAQLLEKFLFPGYMHYVHVNKLSGGEKRRLYLLTVLIQNPNFLILDEPTNDLDLITLNILEEFLADFPGCLIIVTHDRFFMDKLVEHVFVFGNNGEIADFPGNYTQYRIKENETKETATAPKEQDKNTISTEVEGEKLSYEERKLFNRLEKEIEKLELKKEALHTKMASCVNDYEKLNELSQESKNIEEQIDEKTMEWLELSERA; the protein is encoded by the coding sequence ATGCAGTACTTAAATGTAAAAAATGTAGCCAAGCGTTATGGCGAAAAACTATTGTTTGAAGATGTTTCTTTTATCATAAACGAAGGAGAAAAAGTGGCATTAGTTGCCGCTAATGGCACAGGGAAATCTTCTTTAATACGTGCTATGGCAAATATAGAACCTGCCGATGCGGGAGAAATAGCATTTGCCAAAAATATTAATGTAGCATTTTTAATGCAAGAGCCTGATATTGACACAACTATTTCTATTCTTGAAAACGTGCTATATGCCCAAAACGATACTACAAAAGCTATTTTAGCTTATGAAAAAGCACTACAACAACCTAATGATACCATAAAACTAAACCAAGCCATTGCTAAAATGGACGCTTCGCAGGCGTGGGATTATGAAACAAGAGTGAAACAAATTTTATTTAAACTCAATATTCCCGATATTCACGCCAGTGCTAAAAATCTTTCAGGAGGAGAAAAAAAGCGTGTAGCTCTGGCAAAATTACTGGTTAATAATCCGGATTTTTTAATTCTTGACGAACCTACCAACCACTTAGATTTAGAAATGATAGAATGGCTTGAAGAATGGCTGATTCAAAGTAAAATAACGCTTTTGCTTATTACACACGATAGATATTTTTTAGAAAATATTTGCGATAGAATAATTGAACTGGAAAATGGATTGATTTATAGCTACTCGGGAAATTATTCTGAATATTTAGAGAAAAAAGAAGCCCGAGTTGCCAATGAACAAGCCAATATTTCTAAGGCTAAAAATTTAATGCGGACAGAAATAGAATGGATGCGTAGAATGCCCAAGGCAAGAGGAACTAAATCTAAAGCACGTATTGAATCTTTTTATGAGCTTAAAAATCAAGCCAATAAGAAAATAGAAAATAAAGAAGTAGAATTAGAAATTAACCCGGAAAGATTGGGTAGTAAAATTTTAGAACTACATAATATTAGTAAAAATTATGGCGATAAAATTTTATTTAAAAACTTAAACTATAAGTTTAAACGGTTTGACAAATTAGGAATAATAGGCAAAAACGGTTCGGGAAAATCTACTTTAATTAAAACTATTTTGGGACAAACTCAGCCCGATACCGGCAAAGTTGTAATAGGCGAAACCGTAAAATTTGGCGTTTACAGCCAAGAAGGAATGGTTCTTAAAGAGGGCATGCGAGTTATAGAAGTAGTAAGAGAGTTTGGCGAATATATTCCGCTTAAAGGAGGTGGCAAAATAACGGCAGCACAGCTATTAGAAAAGTTTTTGTTTCCCGGCTATATGCACTACGTACACGTGAATAAGCTAAGTGGTGGCGAAAAACGCAGATTGTATTTGCTTACGGTTCTTATTCAAAATCCTAATTTTTTAATTCTTGACGAGCCTACAAACGATTTAGACTTAATAACCTTAAATATTTTAGAGGAATTTTTGGCAGATTTCCCGGGTTGCCTAATTATTGTTACTCACGATAGGTTTTTTATGGATAAATTGGTAGAACACGTTTTTGTTTTTGGCAATAATGGCGAAATAGCTGATTTTCCCGGAAATTATACTCAGTATAGAATTAAAGAAAACGAAACAAAAGAAACCGCAACTGCACCTAAAGAACAAGATAAAAATACAATAAGCACAGAAGTAGAAGGCGAAAAATTAAGTTATGAAGAACGCAAACTTTTTAACCGTTTAGAAAAAGAAATTGAGAAATTAGAACTAAAAAAGGAAGCCTTGCATACTAAAATGGCATCTTGTGTAAATGACTATGAAAAGCTAAATGAACTTAGTCAAGAAAGTAAAAATATTGAAGAGCAAATAGACGAAAAAACCATGGAATGGTTAGAGCTAAGTGAAAGAGCATAA
- a CDS encoding elongation factor Ts, whose amino-acid sequence MAITAQQVKELRDQTGAGLMDCKKALAESNGDMQGAIDYLRKKGAKLAELRSGRDANEGVVIAKTSADGKRGVIVHLASETDFVAKNEEFIQFAKDLADLALEKNIQSKEELENATIEGVEVKAKVQEKVGTIGENISISNFVAKKGENIASYIHAGNRIGVLVSYKDGGKDGADQFFKGVAMHIAAMKPKILSYKQFDADFIAKETEAFKNQIITENEERVRLGKHLLNVPQYVSKVQLTDEVLAKVKEDIKKELLAEGKPEQILDKIVPGKLDRFVADNTLLDQEYCLLDQFYALDSDKTVAKAIKDFSQDAAVVEFARIELGD is encoded by the coding sequence ATGGCAATTACTGCTCAACAAGTTAAAGAATTAAGAGACCAAACAGGTGCAGGACTTATGGACTGTAAAAAAGCATTGGCAGAATCTAACGGAGATATGCAAGGTGCTATAGATTATTTAAGAAAAAAAGGTGCAAAATTAGCTGAACTACGTTCTGGTAGAGATGCTAACGAAGGTGTGGTTATAGCTAAAACATCTGCCGATGGCAAAAGAGGTGTTATAGTACACTTAGCTTCTGAAACAGATTTTGTGGCTAAAAATGAAGAGTTTATACAATTTGCAAAAGATTTAGCAGACTTAGCTCTTGAAAAAAACATTCAATCTAAAGAAGAATTAGAAAATGCTACAATTGAAGGCGTAGAAGTAAAAGCTAAAGTTCAAGAAAAAGTAGGAACTATTGGCGAAAACATTTCTATCAGCAATTTTGTGGCTAAAAAAGGCGAAAACATTGCTTCATACATTCATGCCGGAAACAGAATAGGCGTATTAGTTTCTTATAAAGATGGTGGAAAAGACGGTGCAGACCAATTTTTTAAAGGCGTAGCTATGCACATAGCGGCTATGAAACCTAAAATTTTGAGCTACAAACAGTTTGACGCTGATTTTATAGCTAAAGAAACTGAAGCTTTTAAAAATCAAATTATTACTGAAAACGAAGAAAGAGTTCGTTTGGGCAAACATTTATTAAATGTACCTCAGTACGTTAGTAAAGTTCAGTTAACTGATGAAGTTCTTGCTAAAGTGAAAGAAGACATCAAAAAAGAATTATTAGCAGAGGGAAAACCTGAACAAATTTTAGATAAAATTGTACCGGGAAAATTAGACCGTTTTGTAGCAGACAATACATTATTAGACCAAGAATATTGTTTGCTTGACCAATTTTATGCTTTAGATTCTGATAAAACTGTAGCAAAAGCTATTAAAGATTTTAGCCAAGATGCAGCAGTTGTAGAATTTGCAAGAATAGAATTAGGCGACTAA
- a CDS encoding alpha/beta fold hydrolase encodes METIKYKDRSFENYLQYFQFLINELGFPDILHFFESEFIPSGKIMLNIDIHTYNEDAPTVVFVPGTSVYGLCYAEILYEIGKKGYNIIAMDPRGHGRSTGDRGNYTIEELMEDVETVVAYAKKRFNNKVSIMGSSQGGIVSFYLAARGIDVDTIICQNFADLQWGETHTITRYPQLAKIGKPFVKLAGSMLPNAKVSTLSYLDLKSIKIKYFGSLHNFIVDDPFTVSKISLRAAKSLVNAKMERPVEEIDIPIFVFQGTSDIVFPVEYTQKLYKKLKCKKQLKLYKGLRPCHNGRKRRFN; translated from the coding sequence ATGGAAACAATCAAATATAAAGACCGAAGCTTTGAAAATTACCTTCAGTATTTTCAATTTTTAATTAACGAACTGGGATTTCCCGATATTTTACATTTTTTTGAAAGTGAGTTTATCCCTTCGGGTAAAATAATGCTCAATATAGACATACACACCTACAACGAAGATGCTCCTACGGTAGTTTTTGTGCCGGGTACCTCCGTTTATGGTTTATGCTATGCCGAAATACTATACGAAATAGGCAAAAAGGGCTACAATATTATAGCTATGGATCCTCGTGGGCACGGTAGAAGTACAGGCGATAGAGGCAACTACACCATAGAAGAACTTATGGAAGATGTAGAAACCGTAGTAGCTTATGCTAAAAAAAGGTTTAATAACAAAGTAAGCATAATGGGAAGTAGCCAAGGGGGCATTGTTTCTTTTTATTTGGCAGCAAGAGGAATAGATGTGGACACCATTATTTGCCAAAATTTTGCTGATTTGCAGTGGGGCGAAACACATACTATAACCCGATATCCTCAACTTGCTAAAATAGGAAAACCGTTTGTTAAACTTGCTGGAAGTATGCTACCAAATGCTAAAGTATCTACACTTAGTTATTTAGATTTAAAAAGTATAAAAATCAAATACTTTGGTAGTTTGCACAATTTTATAGTTGACGACCCTTTTACGGTTTCAAAAATTAGTTTAAGAGCTGCAAAATCTTTAGTAAATGCCAAAATGGAACGCCCAGTAGAGGAAATTGATATTCCTATATTTGTTTTTCAAGGCACTTCTGATATTGTTTTTCCTGTAGAATACACCCAAAAATTATACAAAAAGCTAAAGTGCAAAAAACAATTAAAACTTTATAAAGGACTGCGACCATGCCATAATGGTAGAAAACGTAGATTTAATTAA
- the idi gene encoding isopentenyl-diphosphate Delta-isomerase yields MNEEKVVLVNEQDKVLGLMGKQEAHEKGLLHRAISIILFNDKKEILLQQRADKKYHWAGIWSNTVCTHPRENESYKNAANRRLEEELGINADLKQIFHFIYKAKDEESGLTEHELDHVFIGNYGGKIPFNTEEVKAVRWISKTDLDKEISKNSEQFSFWFKIILKEMEVRGMV; encoded by the coding sequence ATGAATGAAGAAAAAGTAGTTTTAGTAAACGAACAAGATAAAGTGCTTGGTTTAATGGGCAAACAAGAAGCTCATGAAAAAGGGCTATTGCACAGAGCTATAAGTATTATTTTGTTTAATGACAAAAAAGAAATTTTACTACAACAGCGTGCCGATAAAAAATACCATTGGGCTGGGATATGGAGCAATACGGTATGTACCCACCCGAGGGAAAATGAAAGCTATAAAAATGCTGCAAATAGACGATTAGAAGAAGAATTGGGTATTAATGCTGACTTAAAACAAATTTTTCATTTTATATACAAAGCCAAAGACGAAGAAAGTGGCTTAACAGAACACGAACTTGACCATGTTTTTATTGGTAATTATGGAGGCAAAATTCCTTTTAATACCGAAGAAGTAAAAGCTGTACGCTGGATAAGTAAAACCGATTTAGATAAAGAAATTTCAAAAAATTCGGAACAGTTTTCTTTTTGGTTTAAAATTATTTTAAAAGAAATGGAAGTGAGGGGGATGGTGTAA
- the rpsB gene encoding 30S ribosomal protein S2: MKKIEQKELLKAGVHFGHLKRKWNPQMLQYIFMEKKGIHLIDLNKTSEKLLEAAAAMRQIASSGRKILFVATKKQAKETVKTYAQSVNMPYVTERWLGGMLTNFGTIRKSIKKMQTIEDILSDETNTSLTKKERLMLSRQQEKLNTVLGGIEKLNRLPSAIFVVDINHEHIAIKEAEKLGITTFGMVDTNSNPNQVDFPIPANDDASKSIDIITKYLVEAIREGLENKESDKKAEKEGAETEKEEAKAEEK; the protein is encoded by the coding sequence ATGAAAAAAATAGAACAAAAAGAATTGTTAAAGGCAGGTGTTCACTTTGGTCACCTTAAAAGAAAATGGAATCCTCAAATGTTGCAATACATTTTTATGGAGAAAAAAGGAATCCACTTAATAGACCTTAACAAAACGTCAGAAAAATTATTAGAAGCAGCTGCGGCAATGCGTCAAATAGCAAGTTCTGGTAGAAAAATATTGTTTGTAGCTACAAAAAAACAAGCTAAAGAAACAGTAAAAACTTATGCTCAAAGTGTAAATATGCCTTATGTAACCGAAAGATGGTTAGGAGGTATGTTAACTAATTTTGGTACCATAAGAAAGTCTATCAAAAAAATGCAAACTATTGAAGACATTTTAAGTGATGAAACCAATACAAGTTTAACTAAAAAAGAGCGTTTAATGCTTTCTCGTCAGCAAGAGAAATTAAACACAGTATTAGGCGGTATTGAAAAATTAAACAGATTGCCTTCGGCTATTTTTGTGGTAGATATAAACCATGAGCACATTGCTATAAAAGAAGCAGAAAAATTAGGAATTACCACTTTTGGTATGGTTGATACCAACTCAAATCCAAATCAAGTAGATTTCCCAATTCCGGCTAATGACGATGCCTCTAAATCTATAGATATTATAACTAAATACTTAGTAGAAGCTATAAGAGAAGGTTTAGAAAACAAAGAAAGCGATAAAAAAGCTGAAAAAGAAGGTGCTGAAACAGAAAAAGAAGAAGCTAAAGCAGAAGAAAAATAA
- the frr gene encoding ribosome recycling factor: MEEELELMYLEARESMDKALDHLRKELIKIRAGKANPAMLSNIMVDAYGVQSPLNQLANVNTPDARTLSIQPFDKSILSDIEKGILAANIGLTPQNDGEFIRLNIPPLTEERRVSLVKQTGTLGEDAKISIRSARKDALDYIKNLEKDGLSEDEAKRNEDEVQKIVNEYTAKIQAILDSKEKEIMTV, encoded by the coding sequence ATGGAAGAAGAATTAGAATTGATGTATTTAGAGGCAAGAGAATCAATGGATAAAGCTCTTGATCACTTGCGAAAAGAATTAATTAAAATTAGAGCAGGAAAGGCAAACCCTGCAATGTTGAGCAATATTATGGTAGATGCTTATGGTGTGCAATCGCCATTAAACCAGCTTGCCAATGTTAACACTCCCGATGCCAGAACACTTTCAATACAGCCTTTTGATAAATCTATATTATCAGATATTGAAAAAGGAATACTGGCTGCTAATATTGGTTTAACACCTCAAAATGACGGAGAATTTATTCGTTTAAATATTCCACCGCTAACAGAAGAAAGACGTGTTTCTTTAGTAAAACAAACAGGCACTTTAGGCGAAGATGCTAAAATTTCTATTCGTTCGGCAAGAAAAGATGCTTTAGATTACATTAAAAATTTAGAAAAAGACGGCTTAAGCGAAGACGAAGCCAAAAGAAACGAAGACGAAGTTCAAAAAATAGTGAATGAATATACTGCAAAAATTCAGGCTATATTGGACAGTAAAGAAAAAGAAATAATGACGGTGTAG
- a CDS encoding lysoplasmalogenase, with the protein MKQNKLIYIYFAILAIQLTGDYLFDLNGSALGVWLTKPLLMPILAYWYYQNTKAKTSFDKIILVSLFFSWWGDNFLMPGIFKTDINFLLGLASFLIAHVLYIVAFVKTPIKAKSVLLKRPWLVFPFILFLFGMISFLFNQKHPDFAPMSIPVIVYATVIMIMVLTALNRYEKVNHPSFKWVFIGAVLFMISDSVIAFQNFSYLFGENKLIARFLIMPLYVLGQYFIAKGCILQNANGNNQI; encoded by the coding sequence ATGAAACAAAACAAACTTATTTATATCTATTTTGCCATTTTAGCTATTCAACTCACTGGCGATTATTTATTTGACTTAAACGGTAGTGCTTTGGGCGTTTGGCTTACTAAACCTTTGCTCATGCCTATTTTGGCTTATTGGTATTATCAAAATACTAAGGCTAAAACTTCTTTTGATAAAATAATTTTGGTTTCCTTATTTTTTAGCTGGTGGGGCGATAATTTTTTAATGCCGGGTATATTTAAAACCGATATAAACTTTTTATTGGGCTTAGCATCTTTTCTTATAGCTCATGTTTTGTATATAGTAGCTTTTGTAAAAACGCCTATTAAAGCTAAAAGTGTGCTACTAAAACGCCCGTGGCTGGTTTTTCCTTTTATTTTATTTTTGTTTGGTATGATTTCATTTTTATTCAATCAAAAACATCCTGATTTTGCGCCTATGAGCATACCCGTTATTGTATATGCTACTGTTATAATGATAATGGTATTAACAGCACTTAATAGATACGAAAAAGTAAATCATCCGAGTTTTAAATGGGTTTTTATAGGTGCTGTATTATTTATGATTTCCGATTCTGTAATTGCCTTCCAAAATTTTTCATATTTATTTGGCGAAAATAAGCTAATAGCACGATTTTTAATTATGCCATTATATGTCTTGGGGCAGTATTTTATAGCAAAAGGTTGTATCTTGCAGAACGCAAATGGAAACAATCAAATATAA
- the rplM gene encoding 50S ribosomal protein L13, with protein sequence MNTLSYKTKFANAQTYEREWFVVDATDKTLGRLATQIATVLKGKHKPTYSPHFDAGDNVIVLNADKIHLSGDKWNQKKYIRYTGYPGGQREVVAKNLNDKKPIAIVENAVRGMLPKNKLGRAMFKKLFVYAGAEHPHAAQKPQTL encoded by the coding sequence GTGAATACATTAAGTTACAAAACAAAATTTGCCAATGCTCAGACTTATGAGAGAGAGTGGTTTGTAGTAGATGCTACAGATAAAACTTTAGGAAGATTGGCTACACAAATAGCAACGGTGCTAAAAGGCAAACACAAGCCTACTTATTCGCCTCATTTTGATGCAGGAGATAACGTTATTGTATTAAATGCTGATAAAATTCATTTAAGTGGAGACAAATGGAATCAGAAAAAATACATACGTTACACCGGCTATCCGGGTGGACAACGTGAAGTGGTGGCTAAAAATTTAAACGACAAAAAACCTATCGCCATAGTGGAAAATGCGGTAAGAGGAATGTTGCCTAAAAATAAATTAGGAAGAGCCATGTTTAAAAAATTATTTGTTTACGCAGGTGCTGAGCATCCACACGCAGCTCAAAAACCACAAACTTTATAA